In Pleuronectes platessa chromosome 8, fPlePla1.1, whole genome shotgun sequence, the genomic stretch CTTCAGTTCCTCTGCCAATGACGtaatgttttctctgtgtttgttaaagtttccgtctgttagttagcaggatttaGCAAAAAACGACTGGATGGATAAACACAAATTGAAGCTTGTGGTATGGATCTGCAGAGAACCCATCAAATATTGGTGCGTTTCCAGATCCTGGGGCGAAGAtgctgtgtttttaaacattttcactgatttcccaggacATATGTATTTATGGTAATGCTCTCTGTAGGTGTGTTTAATTGGCTGCAGGCTGCTTGAATTTCAGGGGACTGTTGGTATTTATCCCAGTATCCTGCATTAAATTAAATGTCCTCCTGCATTAGTGAATCTCTGTGGTGCATtaagtgaagatgatgatgatgcttctTCATGCTCATTTGCACACAAGCAGTACCTTGATTTGCATATTGCTGAGCAGCGCGCCACTGTTCAACAGCTGGTTGTACTGCCAGCCCCAGCCCACCTCCCCCACGTAGCTCTGCCTGGGCCTAGGAGGTGGGGCGCTGGGTCCAGCTCTGCACAAGTAACTGAGGTCTCCTGTGGCCTCAGGTGACGAGGCGCCCTCACCGATGTGCCGGGGGAAATAATTTGATCTCGGCCTGTAGTCTCCGATTCCATCTGGACCTTGACAGACACAGGGGACATAAAGAGAAGACATCTAAATACTTTATTGAGgaaatgttcatgtgtgttcGGTCAtatgacagagacagacaataaCATGTGCATTTGCAATGTAATGTTACGCCCGGTGTGGTAACCTGAGAGTAACCCTTTTCCCCACTCCCAAGGATTTCCAGTGCCACAGCAGTCAaacaatatgtatttattttacaacataaatgaaaaaaaaaaagatataggcAACACAAGAAGCAAAACAGTCTGTAATCAATCCCCACAAACTAACCTAAAATAAACTACAGGTGATCTTACTAGCCAGCCCGAaattaaacaacagaaaaatgtatttatagaagAAAAGACCTCCCACCCATATTAATCTCTCTGtataatattaacacatcagAGCAGGAAACTCAGATGTATCAAACAAGTTCACTTAAAATTCACAAAATCTTAATGCACATACAGAATACCTTATTAGAATTACACACTCAAGCCTGAAAACTCACAGAATGTGTCCACTTACTTGTGGCCCTGGTTACAGCGCCACCGTGTGTCCAGTTACATTCACATTTGCTCTGACACAGAACatatgttttgatattatattatttcagcATCCTCTCAAAGAAGTGTTACAGCAGCCTGATAACACACGAGTCCCAACCATATTAGCTGACTTGTTTATGATAACAGTTGTTGCATATTAAAGACCAAACAACCAACTCGttgctttaattcaaattccATCCTTTTCCGAACACATTTATCTTCCTACACTCAcattaacacaataaaaaaacatcctctCCTACCTGTGAAGATCATCCTTCTTCCACACTGTGACCGTCCCTCTGCCGCTTCACTGTCTCCCATCATTTCCCCGCTCTTGTCTTATAGGGTCGGTCCAAAGCTGCTTACATCTAAATAATGGGCCACCCTGGGCGATAACTTGAGCCCAGCGGTCTCCTCCGTCCACGGGGTCATGCTCAGTTGTCATGCAACAACCGGTTGTTATGGTGTCAGTGCTTGTGGCCTAGTTACGTTCTAAAAGCAAGGGGCTGTTTCGGCCATTGAACCATGTCCACTGcacatttaaatgcagtttgtCCCAGATACCTTCATGACATAAATCAACTTGGGAGCAGAAATGGTGccagttcttttttttgcataataACACCATTATATTATTATGCATAACGTCATAATGTTCATAGTTTTAGATCATTTTGTATATTGCACATAGCTACACATATATAGgtttgaataaatatatgtgttaGAATGTTTGTCTTCTTATAATTGTTTTTCAtcagtgtgaatgtgtattgcaatcaccCCTGTGAATATCATGTTTtcaaaggtgctatataaataaagctaatattattgttatactTATACTGGGCCTGCATCAGCACCTCCTTTCTTATTTcatcttgtatttatttaaagagttcttcctctgttttcttttcctcttagCCTCTCTCCTGCTGTAACATGGAAATTTCCCCTTGTGGATCAATAACGCCTTACCTTTGCTAATCTTATCTCAGCTCTTAACACCCTATGCAGACACTGGGCGAAAAGTCAGTCCCTGCAGGCTCTTCAGTTTTAAACCGATCACTGCAGCCCGAAAATAACAAGAGTGGTTTGGCCAGAAGAAAAGTTCTACCAAAGAAATGCATTAACTGGAAAAGCAAATGTATTCATATTAAGTTTGTGAATTCAGTAATGGATTTTGCTGCACATTATTTACATATACATCATTGTTTACAATCTGCTAATAGCGCTACAGTAATATATTCAATGAATTTATATCCATTCTacaaaaattaaacatttacgtTTTAAGGAGATCTAGGTTGCTGTTACACCACTGACCACACCTTGCTTTTTATTGGCTGAATCCACCTACATGAGGGTTCCATGATGAGCCACTAGGTGGTGGTATAGCTCTTCTTTGTGACATTGCACTCGCCCTCCTCGTTCccatgtctttttcttttttgttaaatGGACTCGCCCCTTGTGACTAAATCTCTGTCAAGTCACACGGAGACAACAACAGCcagacaggaaatgaaagaTTTGTCCTTCAAATAAGATCAATTGCTAAATGAACATTTAAGATAATTGTTTAAGAACAACAATGACATTGAAGCACAACAGGACAGTTAAAGAGAAACTGATTAATATGTACAACACGTGGAAACACAGTTAAAATGATTGTGATGCATGGTAGGCAATGTTAGAGCTCTATGAGGCATATCATCTCCCCCCAGGGTTTAATTGACCTTTTCTTAATGGATAGTTAAAGTATCTATTATCTTACCATCCAACAATTTGTGTGATGCATTGCAAATTGTATCCATAAATCTTAAATACGTCATCTTTCATGGGGTGAAATTGGCATATCAAATACACAATGTCCTGTAGTGATATCTGCAGATTATGTGAAATAACTTAATTACAGCGGAGAAGATAATCTAAATGTATTATTGCTACATGTATACAGGGATGGTCATTGGTGTTAGTTTCTTATAAGCTTCTTCTACCttgcttttatttaaaagtaATAATTGCACTGCTGGGCTGAcctgtttcttctcctccaaCATTTACTGTTAACTTGTACATGACGAATACAACCTTATCCTTAAATCTTAAATATTGAATCTTCATGGGGTGAAATTAACACATCAAATATATAATGTCCTGCAGGGATGTGAGCAGATTATGTGAAATACCTACGCTAATTACAGCAGGGAGTTCCATGTAATATGTACGAGCATGTGCACAATGAAACGCTTTATATAAACCACAGACACAGCCACAGACACCGCCCTAATATGCCGTGTCCTCCATTGtctgtgcatttgacaataaaagcACGTTGCGGTCAATGGAGCTTTGCTCTGAAAGGGACTCCCGGAAGTGTCACATTTAAGTGCGGCCGACTTGACCGCGGGGGTGTCAGTCACCATGGTGGCGCACAACAGAGCGGACCCGTGTTCACTTCCAGACCcaccgaggggggggggaagaaaaatgCCTGGATCATGACCGAGTCTCAGTGACTGTTTCCCCGGGCTCTGCCTCTCGACAGGGACCGCCAGCTCGTCGGTTGTAGCCGTTAGCCGCtagctgtgttttgttttttaatgtttcgtTCCGACCCgttgtctttttctctttccgTCGCCCCGCAGGAAAGCTGAAGACACAGGGACAAGCTCCGGAGACCGTCCGCGGCGCATGAAGGGGACATTTTTCCGCGTTGAGAGATTAGTTGGAAgaggctgtttttatttttattttcacaagaAAGGGGGGGAAAAGTAGTTTTCCAGCGTCGGAGGGGACTTGTCGCTGGCTGCCGGTTCCGGCTCGGGGCAGCGGAAagagcagcagacacctcccccccacccccttgcCAGAGGAGACTGCTCGGCTCGGCTGTCTGGCTCCAGTCGTGGCCTGGCTCCGGGGGCACTCCCAGCTCATCCGCTAGCTCATCCGGAGAATAACGCGACACACGgcgcagagagacagagagagggggcagCTCCTCCAGGTTATATCCGCATCCCTGGATACCCAGCGCCGCGCTCCCCTCTCCGGGATAAAGACGTGTCCAGGATCCTGCACACGACGTCTTTCCAAAACAATGGCGTCTTATGTGGATAACAGCTTTCGCCAGGCTGTGATGATGAACCCGGCGGAGCGGACGCAACAGGTCAGTGGGAGAAGATACTCACTTGGGGTCTGAACTGGTTTAAAATCAGACAAAttgtcacttgtgtgtttctttaccgGCGACACCCGCTGCTGGTGTGTTGC encodes the following:
- the LOC128445637 gene encoding uncharacterized protein C4orf45 — translated: MMGDSEAAEGRSQCGRRMIFTGPDGIGDYRPRSNYFPRHIGEGASSPEATGDLSYLCRAGPSAPPPRPRQSYVGEVGWGWQYNQLLNSGALLSNMQIKKTDIRTAVEDRVAHRFQNQ